In a genomic window of Apteryx mantelli isolate bAptMan1 chromosome 2, bAptMan1.hap1, whole genome shotgun sequence:
- the GDF6 gene encoding growth/differentiation factor 6, giving the protein MNARRALLSAALLASLLWDLPCCRPASLPAATELAAPSKGGRGRRVPRSPRESRPRQGEHAGGRAPPRAEPHEYMLSLFRTYSIAEKLGINASFFQSSKSANTITSFVDRGRDDLSPTPLRRQKYLFDVSTLSDTEELVGAELRLFRRAPGGRPPPPPAALPHVQLFPCLSPRPLDSRTLDLRAAPAAGWEVFDVRQGLRGQRPWKQLCLELRASAGGGRPPPRWLDLRGLGFGRRVRAPQERALLVVFSRSRRGSLLGEPRAELGPPPPAALRRSARRQRRTAFASRHGKRHGKKSRLRCSRKPLHVNFKELGWDDWIIAPLEYEAYHCEGVCDFPLRSHLEPTNHAIIQTLMNSMDPGSTPPSCCVPTKLTPISILYIDAGNNVVYKQYEDMVVESCGCR; this is encoded by the exons ATGAATGCGCGCCGGGCCCTGCTCTCCGCCGCCTTGCTCGCCAGCCTCCTCTGGGATTTACCGTGCTGCCGCCCGGCGTCCCTCCCCGCCGCCACGGAGCTCGCCGCCCCCTCCAAGGGCGGGCGGGGCCGCAGGGTGCCGCGGTCCCCCCGGGAGAGCCGCCCGCGGCAGGGGGAACACGCCgggggccgggcgcccccgcgGGCGGAGCCCCACGAGTACATGCTGTCTCTGTTCAGGACCTACTCCATCGCGGAGAAACTGGGCATCAACGCCAGCTTTTTTCAGTCCTCCAAGTCCGCCAACACCATCACTAGCTTTGTGGACCGGGGACGAG ACGATCTCTCGCCCACTCCTTTAAGGAGACAGAAGTATTTGTTTGATGTATCGACGCTCTCAGACACAGAGGAGCTGGTGGGGGCCGAGCTGCGGCTCTTCCGCCGCgcccccggcggccgcccgccgccgccgcccgccgccctgccGCACGTGCAGCTCTTCCCCTGCCTCTCGCCGCGGCCGCTGGACTCGCGCACGCTGGACCTgcgggcggcccccgccgccggctggGAGGTCTTCGACGTGCGGCAGGgcctgcgggggcagcggccCTGGAAGCAGCTGTGCCTGGAGCTGCGCgcctcggcgggcggcgggcggccgccgccgcgctggctGGACCTGCGGGGCCTGGGCTTCGGGCGGCGGGTGCGGGCGCCGCAGGAGCGGGCGCTGCTCGTGGTGTTCAGCCGctcgcggcgcggcagcctgctGGGGGAGCCCCGCGCCGAGctgggcccgccgccgcccgccgccctgcgCCGCTCGGCGCGGCGCCAGCGCCGCACCGCCTTCGCCAGCCGCCACGGCAAGCGGCACGGCAAGAAGTCGCGGCTGCGCTGCAGCAGGAAGCCGCTGCACGTCAACTTCAAGGAGCTGGGCTGGGACGACTGGATTATCGCCCCCCTCGAGTACGAGGCCTACCACTGCGAGGGCGTCTGTGACTTCCCGCTGCGCTCCCACCTGGAGCCCACGAACCACGCCATCATCCAGACCCTCATGAACTCCATGGACCCCGGCTCCACGCCGCCCAGCTGCTGCGTGCCCACCAAGCTCACGCCCATCAGCATCCTCTACATCGACGCGGGCAACAACGTGGTGTACAAGCAGTACGAGGACATGGTGGTGGAGTCCTGCGGCTGCAGGTAG